Proteins from a single region of Budorcas taxicolor isolate Tak-1 chromosome 7, Takin1.1, whole genome shotgun sequence:
- the ISOC1 gene encoding isochorismatase domain-containing protein 1 — MAAAEPAVPALPGGGGAGAGAPSGTVPVLFCFSVFARPATVPHGAGYELLIQKFLSLYGDQIDMHRKFVVQLFAEEWGQYVDLPKGFAVSERCKVRLVPLQIQLTTLGNLTPSSTVFFCCDMQERFRPAIKYFGDIISVGQRLLQGARILGIPVIVTEQYPKGLGSTVQEIDLTGVKLVLPKTKFSMVLPEVEAALAEIPGVRSVVLFGVETHVCIQQTALELVGRGIEVHIVADATSSRSMMDRMFALERLARTGIIVTTSEAVLLQLVADKDHPKFKEIQNLIKASAPESGLLSKV; from the exons ATGGCGGCGGCGGAGCCGGCGGTCCCGGCGctccccggcggcggcggcgcgggcgcgggggcgcCGTCGGGCACGGTCCCCGTGCTTTTCTGCTTCTCGGTCTTTGCGCGGCCCGCGACCGTGCCGCACGGCGCGGGCTACGAGCTCCTCATCCAGAAGTTCCTCAGCCTGTACGGCGACCAGATCGACATGCACCGCAAATTCGTGGTGCAGCTCTTCGCGGAGGAGTGGGGCCAGTACGTGGACCTGCCCAAGGGCTTCGCGGTGAGCGAGCGCTGCAAGGTGCGCCTCGTGCCGCTGCAGATCCAG ctcACTACCCTGGGAAATCTTACACCTTCAAGCACTGTGTTTTTCTGCTGTGATATGCAAGAAAGGTTCAGACCAGCCATCAAGTATTTTGGAGATATTATTAGTGTGGGACAGAGATTG TTACAAGGGGCCCGGATTTTAGGAATTCCAGTTATTGTAACAGAACAGTACCCTAAAGGTCTTGGAAGCACTGTTCAAGAAATTGATTTAACAGGTGTAAAGCTGGTACTTCCAAAGACCAAATTTTCAATGGTATTACCAGAAGTGGAAGCAGCATTAGCAGAGATTCCTGGAGTCAGGAGTGTTGTGTTGTTTGGAGTAGAA ACTCATGTGTGCATCCAGCAGACAGCTCTGGAGCTCGTTGGCCGAGGTATCGAGGTTCACATTGTTGCTGATGCCACGTCATCGAGAAGCATGATGGACAGGATGTTTGCCCTTGAG cgtCTTGCTCGAACCGGGATCATTGTGACTACAAGTGAGGCTGTTCTGCTACAGCTGGTGGCTGATAAAGACCATCCAAAATTCAAGGAAATTCAGAATCTAATTAAGGCGAGTGCCCCAGAGTCGGGTCTGCTTTCCAAAGTATAA